Proteins encoded within one genomic window of Triticum aestivum cultivar Chinese Spring chromosome 2D, IWGSC CS RefSeq v2.1, whole genome shotgun sequence:
- the LOC123053661 gene encoding probable galactinol--sucrose galactosyltransferase 2, with translation MTRLQLAVAVAVAPGPPGPCSTSTAVRRPPRHISRSRGLHRGAMSVVAAVSSTHPSATADGSPPQMATTRLERGSLLVGGRELLSQCPPEATLRAGVADAAPGAAFLGARAAAPSSRHVFSLGTIPKGWRWLSLFKLKIWWMAPKTGADTAGVPAETQMLLLEKTGNGVEDTVYALMLPVLDGDFRASLQGSPENELQFCFESGDPDVQTMDAVDAVFVNSGDNPFKLMKESIKILSKIKGTFSHIESKETPANLDWFGWCTWDAFYKAVNPVGIEEGLQSLREGGAPPRFLIIDDGWQQIVNEFKEVDGALLEETVFAERLVDLKENDKFRGEACKNLGDLVKKIKETHGVKYVYAWHALLGYWGGVCTSSDVMEKYNPKLVYPVQSPGDVANLRDVAMDSLEKYGVGIIDPEKIYEFYNDQHSYLSSVGVDGVKVDVQNVMETLGHGFGGRVALTRKYQHALEESIARNFKGNNLICCMSHSSDHIYSALKSAVARASEDFMPREPTLQTLHIANVAFNSLLLGEIFIPDWDMFQSKHETAEFHGAARALSGGGVYVSDKPGVHDFNVLKKLVLPDGSILRARYAGRPTRDCLFNDPVMDGKSLLKIWNLNNLSAAVGVFNCQGAGNWTWLVEEISHVPTAVNITGHLSPSDVESLEEITGDEWNGETAVYAFNSCSLSRLQKHQSLELSLVTMTCEIYTISPIQVYGGAVRFAPLGLLNMFNSGGALDSITGTVDSSATTVQIKCRGPGRFGAYSSARPALCRVDAHEVEFSHSDDGLLAFDLSDGPSHSSVRNIEILYTAS, from the exons ATGACGAGGCTGCAGCTCGCGGTCGCTGTCGCCGTGGCGCCCGGTCCTCCGGGTCCCTGTTCCACTTCCACAGCAGTTCGACGACCCCCGCGCCATATCTCGCGCTCCCGCGGCCTCCATCGCGGCGCAATGTCGGTCGTCGCCGCCGTCTCCTCAACTCATCCCAGCGCCACCGCCGACGGGTCCCCGCCGCAGATGGCGACGACGCGTCTCGAGCGCGGGTCCCTGCTGGTCGGCGGGCGCGAGCTCCTCTCCCAGTGCCCGCCCGAGGCCACCCTACGCGCCGGCGTCGCCGATGCCGCCCCGGGCGCCGCGTTCCTGGGCGCCAGAGCGGCGGCGCCGTCCAGCCGCCATGTGTTCTCCCTCGGCACTATCCCCAA AGGATGGAGGTGGCTGTCGCTGTTCAAGTTGAAGATCTGGTGGATGGCCCCGAAGACAGGCGCGGACACGGCCGGCGTGCCGGCGGAGACGCAGATGCTGCTTCTGGAGAAGACGGGGAATGGGGTCGAGGACACGGTGTACGCTCTGATGCTGCCTGTCCTCGATGGCGATTTCCGGGCTAGCCTCCAAGGGAGTCCCGAGAATGAGCTCCAATTCTGCTTCGAGAGTG GTGATCCTGATGTGCAGACGATGGACGCAGTTGATGCGGTATTCGTCAACTCAGGGGACAATCCTTTCAAGCTTATGAAGGAATCAATCAA GATACTGTCCAAGATCAAAGGAACTTTCAGTCATATAGAGAGCAAGGAG ACCCCTGCAAACTTAGACTGGTTTGGATGGTGCACTTGGGATGCATTTTATAAAGCTGTCAACCCAGTAGGGATTGAAGAGGGCCTTCAAAG TTTGCGTGAAGGAGGCGCACCACCAAGGTTTCTGATTATAGATGATGGTTGGCAACAAATAGTTAACGAATTCAAGGAAGTGGATGGAGCTCTTCTTGAAGAGACTGT GTTTGCAGAGAGGCTGGTTGATCTGAAGGAGAATGACAAGTTTAGGGGAGAAGCCTGCAAGAATCTGGGAGATCTTGTCAAGAAAATCAAAGAGACACATGGAGTCAA GTACGTCTACGCATGGCATGCTTTACTTGGGTATTGGGGAGGTGTCTGTACATCATCGGACGTGATGGAGAAGTACAATCCAAAACTAGTTTACCCCGTCCAGTCTCCTGGTGATGTTGCAAATTTGAGGGATGTAGCCATGGACAGCTTGGAGAAATATGGAGTTGGTATCATTGATCCTGAGAAGATATATGAATTCTACAATGATCAACACAGTTACCTTTCTAGTGTGGGTGTGGATGGTGTGAAGGTAGATGTGCAAAATGTGATGGAGACTCTCGGGCATGGCTTCGGTGGTCGTGTTGCATTAACTCGAAAGTATCAACATGCTCTTGAGGAATCTATTGCTCGGAACTTCAAAGGAAATAACCTAATATGCTGCATGAGTCACAGTTCAGACCACATCTATAG TGCCTTGAAGAGTGCAGTTGCTAGAGCATCAGAAGATTTCATGCCTCGGGAACCAACACTGCAAACTCTGCACATTGCTAATGTAGCATTCAATAGCCTTTTATTGGGAGAAATTTTCATCCCGGACTGGGATATGTTCCAA AGCAAGCATGAAACAGCAGAATTTCATGGGGCAGCTAGGGCTCTAAGTGGAGGTGGTGTTTATGTCAG TGACAAACCAGGAGTGCACGATTTCAATGTTCTGAAGAAACTTGTTCTACCAGATGGCTCGATTCTAAGAGCAAGGTATGCTGGTCGTCCTACTCGCGATTGCCTGTTCAATGATCCAGTCATGGATGGTAAAAG TCTTCTGAAAATATGGAACCTGAACAATTTGTCTGCTGCCGTCGGAGTATTCAACTGTCAGGGAGCTGGAAACTGGACTTGGTTAGTCGAAGAAATTTCACATGTTCCCACCGCCGTTAACATAACCGGTCATCTCTCGCCATCAGATGTAGAGTCTCTCGAGGAGATTACTGGTGATGAGTGGAATGGAGAGACTGCAGTATATGCTTTCAattcat GTTCTCTTTCAAGGCTCCAGAAGCACCAAAGTTTGGAGCTTTCATTGGTCACTATGACATGTGAGATCTATACCATATCACCGATACAG GTTTACGGTGGGGCTGTTCGGTTCGCGCCACTTGGACTGCTCAACATGTTCAACTCTGGTGGCGCACTCGACAGTATCACAGGCACAGTTGATTCTTCAGCTACGACAGTTCAGATCAAATGCCGAGGGCCCGGACGTTTTGGGGCGTATTCGTCTGCTAGGCCGGCACTCTGTAGAGTTGATGCGCACGAAGTAGAGTTCAGTCATTCTGATGATGGTTTGCTAGCATTTGATCTCTCAGACGGGCCTTCCCATAGCAGCGTCAGGAACATAGAGATTCTCTACACAGCCTCCTGA